ACATGTTTGATTTTCTACGATCTTTTagataattagatttttttttgtccctATATAGTTTGGGTtgcttttcaaatatatatatatatatatatatatatatatatatatatatatatatatatatatatattcatgtatctatgctaaaaattatatagttaGTACCTATAGGACTATAGGTTATGGTGTGAATTATAGGTACGACTTGTGAAGGTAGTGGAGACAGGTTGAGGAATTGTAACAACCGGGTGAGGAATTTTTTAACCAGtggcaaccggttgaggaattaaGGAAACCGATTGACggattttctcaaccggttgaggaattttttgACCAGtggcaaccggttgaggaattttgtcaaccggttgaggaattttgtCAACTgattgaggatttttttaaCTAGtggcaaccggttgaggaatttgctcaaccgattgagaatttttttaaccagtggcaaccggttgagaatttgctcaaccggttgaggaattttttatatttgtgagtgtgtgtgtgtgtgtgtgtgtgtgtgtgtgttttatcCATTTTAGTCAACATCTActaactttttcctttttgttttcctttttcatggTCCCATTCACccgtaaaacaaaatttaaaacaatttcttcttctttataaaTCAACATCATAAATATGGAGAGTTTCTATTCAATAGGATAGACACATTTTCAGGTTGTGAGGATTCATTGAACTCAAAGTGGACAATGTCCGCACAAAAGAGATTGAAAggttataaataatatcaaaattgatttcGCATCTTAGTATGAGACTTTGTCTAATCCATCAAGGTGTTTATGGGTTTAACCCTATAATCTTGTGAGACACAATTGGAGGGAAGATTATGAAATCGTACATTGGAAAAAGTTCCTAACCCAGGATACTATACTTGTTGGAATTCAtccaagaaaaaattgttcataaatTAATATGACATGTAAGCTTGGACATTAATGCTTAACATTAGttagtttcttttaatttaattaaatattattttaagttacaGTTTTGTTTGGTAGCCAAAGGGCATCACAACCATTGAAAAATGATCCTCATGGAACCATACGGTTATAATATGACTGGCTTTCTGGAAAGTGATACAAAACCCGCTTTATCTCTATGATAAACATGCGGTTACAACTACCTTCTAAACTCCCCTTCCAAGTCATCAAGTTTATTCTTAATTTGTTGTAGAAGTTGCTCCCGCTCCGGACTTACTTCAAGGAAATATAGGATTGGGCAAGTCCGCTACGCCTGATCTTTGACCACCCTTTACTTCCCAGAGTCTTAACTCCTAAGCCAATGAAATAAGTCAAATGCCATGTGTTGAGCATATAGCTATAGCTAACGTTTCTGCTTTGCTTGGAGATGGccatgatgatgaagatgactATATGCCTAAGTGGTTGGAGCTTCTTTTCAAATTTGTCTAATGGATATTATGTACAAGATATTAAACATTGATGTCAAGCTTTTTGTAACTCAGCTTTCAAATCAATGTGCAACCTGTTTTTATAAtgcttttagttattttattttatttttctttaaattttttttgtagcTTCCATATTTTGAAAATCCAATTATACACTACGAGAAACATAAAATTCCCTAAGTAAATATTATATGTAGGATCCACAACATTCCATCCGCATTGAAATTTAGCCTTTCCATCACATACTTAAGTTAAAAGTACATATTATGCAAAGTGACAACGtacattaatatatatactgATTTAATACCTGCATCCCTTACTCCTTTAACGAATAATAAAAAGGTTGCATATCCTTCtcatttggatatttgtttggaTCCCCACCTTCCCATGGTGTTGTCATTGTTTGTCCATATTGCTAAAATCCTGTTATCTGCACATGCACATTCCATTGTAAAAATTCAAGTGTCCTATGTCATTCCAATTATTCCAAccaaatcattaaataatgcatAGATCAAATTCATCTCAAAAGTCTTTTTTTATTCCTAAGCTTACATTGCCAAATTCACCATAATCTATATATATGTCAGATTGGTCATTCGACAAATGCTCCCCTTGCATTCCCTGCATTTTCGACTAGTAAGTGTTGTCAATTCTTGTTGAATTTGATGTTATCAATGTTTGTGGTCTTATATAACAAGGCAATTATACATATAGGTAAGGTTGCAAACATGTCAactgatgaatttgttgaaggcatcatttccatttgaatgtCACATTGAGAAGACAAATTGTTTTCCTACTACGTCCTCATAATGCCATGAAAACAATTATATTAGTCATTTATGTAAGTATAGCTAAACAGGTTCATCTTTGCGGCATTTTATTACTAAATCTGTCATACCATCTGACGCTGATGACTATTTTGAGGGATTCTAGGTTCTGTACACGTTCGAATTGTGTGACCCACTCTTTTACATCAACTACATCATCttcctttttgaaaatttgttgcaACTTTGCCTGGATTTCCTTTGGTCTTCACAATATTTGGATCACGAACTTGGTTTGGACTTGTTGCTCCATCTCCCGCTACTTTCTTCCTTTTCAAATTACTGTTATAGAGTTCCTCCATTCTCACCgtcaaattttctatttcatttttcacttCTAGAAATGAAGATGACGTATCAGACGCATAGTAGGAGAGCTTGTTGCACATCAAACTCAATGAACCATATCGTACAAACCGATCCATGTCGTTATTCGTTTGATTCTCTGGTGCTGATCATGTATGCATCTTTGCTAACTTTGTCCACCTCTTCAAAATACATGAGTGAGGAATCTCTTCCAAATGCTTCACCTTCATAACAATAACCATGTGGCAACAAGGGATGCCAATTGACTCATACATCATGCACgagcattttaatgttacaatATTCGGGGAAAATTGGGCTTCCCATTTTAAGTTCGGGTGTCTAAACTTAGATAATGTGTATGCCCGCATTGAAACATCACTTACAAGGCCTACCACAAAGAATAACTCTACATTCTTCATCTCCTCCCGAAATTTAAGGAAAGATTCTTTTGTGTATACCGTCACAACATGATTTTCAAGTATGGATAGCTTGGTTGAAAGCATGGGTGAAGAATTGTTCGACTCGAAGTCCGTCTTTGCCTCGTTTTGCCGTATTCTCAATATTGCCCTATCAAATTGTTGTACAAACTCATACAGTCGCAAACGaatttttaagaatctatttaaatattcattcatactctcacacctttGTGTGCTTCTCATCCCTGCAAAGAATTTTCCACGTAAATATGCTTCAACCCATCGTTTACGTTTCCCATAAATCTCGGTGACCCAACGATTCTCATTAAGACCCAAATTTTCAACCATTTGATGCCAaaccttttcaaattcttctGCACTCCCATGCATGAACATGCACCTTGCAAAGATGCTTGTGAAGTCCTTAATATGCACATTCGTGAATGCATTTCGTTGCAAATTCCATGAACACAGGCGATGACACACATGGGGTAGTACTTTTTTAATTGCCTTACGCATAGCTTTATTTCCATTAGTTACTACAGATATGGGTTTCCTATTCATCATTGCAATAAGAAATGTCTCCAACACCCATTCATATGTACCAACACTTTCATCTATCAATAACGCACTACCAAAGACCACAGTTTGGTGGTGATGATTAACACCAACCAACACTACTAGAGGCTTTTTATAAACATTTGTCCTATACGTTGTATCAAATGCTAGGACATCCCCAAAACACGCATAATCCATTCGAGTAGTTGAATCAGCCCAAAACAAGTTTGTTAGTCAACTTTCTTCATCGAcgttgaatttataaaaaaaaaaatcaatttataccTTTCCACACAAGTAAGCCAACACAACTTCCGCATCACcgtctttaatttcaattctacgcattgcatcaaCGTGATTGTACATATCTTTTTGTGTGAAACCAACGTGTTGATGTCCCCCTGATTGTTTGACCATATAGTCCATAATTTGTGTGGTTTTAACACCTACTTTACGCAAAACATCAACTTGTGCCTTATCTAGATTACTTATTGTTCGATGAGACCGAATGAATTGTGTGTTGATAGCATTGACCAAATTATGATTATGCTCTCCTATAAATTCCTTTACAATCCACTTTCCATCTTTCCTATTCAAGCCTATACGAAATGCAGCTTCACATCCAACTCTAGTCAATGATCGTGGCTCACGTTGTCGCTTGtcattttcaataaactttGTCGCTCGCTGTTCTTCTCTAGAACACACCCACTTTCGAGATATTATATCTTCATTCTTGTCTCGCTTCAAATCATCTTTTCGAATACTAAATCCGGCTACTTTTgctaacatgttgtaaaatgtttCAGCCTCATCTATGCAATCGAATTGCAatttatatacttcttcatcTAAAATACCCTTCAACACCTTCTCTTTCAAACCGTTTCCACCCAGGTGGTAAGTGCCACCAGTATATGCATCGTCATTGACGACGTCCTCCTTTTTCACTTCAAGCTCCCGTTTGATTGTTTTCTCCTTCATTGATTGCATCAGCTACAtttcataaataacattaaaaagtgCCCCAATAATACTTTAACAAATTATCGTATCACTTTTGTATCAATTGATTGCATACTAGAAGATAAATCGAATTTGACAACGTCATCTATTCtcaattttggataaaaattgagaatttgagaAATTGTGTACACTGCAGACGTGATAATTTCcccatgattttaaatttaaaaggtCATCTGTTGCAAAATTGATACTTGTCTGCTATAGACAATCATAAGcgaaactttttaaaatcattaaatatcacTTAGAAATCATTAGGTTGAGGAAATAACTTGTGAAAATGCAAATGTGACACCAATACCCTAAAAAGATGGCGTTAGACAATGATCGACGTCTGACATCTCTACAGAAACGCACCATAATTTAAATTGACCTTAGACAACCAAGTGAAGGAATAGTTAAAGTCAACTTGCTAGACATGGTTCTGCCATTGAGGCTAAGGTTGTAGTGCTTTTGGAGGTCCTTGTGCAAGAACAAGATTTCGGATTGTCCAACTTTTTAGTGGTAGGGGACGGTGTTGTTGGTCTTGATGAGCTAAAAAAAACAATCGGTTCAATTGTTTGGTTCCTCGTAAACTAAATCTATTCTCTTCCCTTGCTCTAAGCTATTATAATGTGGAAGAAAGGGGTTGACCTACAAATTAACCGGATGCATTTTGGTGCTGCTTAAAAAAATTGCCAGTGTCTATTGGTTGAGAAAATGTATCAACAGGTCTTATTTAACCGGTCGACCTCTACATGTTCACTGTTATAATTTGTTAACAGAGTAGCTAATTGTTTGTTTTCgttgttcatttcattaagGCCTTCATTCCTTATCAGAACATTAGAATGTTGCCCTATTTAGGCATACTATGTtaacaaaaatttcatcatTAAGCTTAGTTGCCATATTCAAGGAGTTTGGCGGTCACAATAATTAATACCTCTCATGCACATTCTTTAAAAACATGCAAAATCACTTTTATATAATTCTATCTAAAAGCATGGAAGATTTTGGGTACGCCTCCAAACTTATTCCAAACTTACCCCATATTGGGAGTCAATAATACACATTTCTTAAGGTTGATTCTCTCATTTTAAGTCAGTTGAATATGTATTACCCTATAATTTTGATGATAGTGTGATTTTTAAAGCCAATGtgaatcatttatattaaaaaaaattaatgtcaacTTTTC
This DNA window, taken from Vitis riparia cultivar Riparia Gloire de Montpellier isolate 1030 chromosome 13, EGFV_Vit.rip_1.0, whole genome shotgun sequence, encodes the following:
- the LOC117928339 gene encoding protein FAR1-RELATED SEQUENCE 5-like, translated to MDYACFGDVLAFDTTYRTNVYKKPLVVLVGVNHHHQTVVFGSALLIDESVGTYEWVLETFLIAMMNRKPISVVTNGNKAMRKAIKKVLPHVCHRLCSWNLQRNAFTNVHIKDFTSIFARCMFMHGSAEEFEKVWHQMVENLGLNENRWVTEIYGKRKRWVEAYLRGKFFAGMRSTQRAILRIRQNEAKTDFESNNSSPMLSTKLSILENHVVTGMQGEHLSNDQSDIYIDYGEFGNITGF
- the LOC117928340 gene encoding protein FAR1-RELATED SEQUENCE 5-like codes for the protein MKEKTIKRELEVKKEDVVNDDAYTGGTYHLGGNGLKEKVLKGILDEEVYKLQFDCIDEAETFYNMLAKVAGFSIRKDDLKRDKNEDIISRKWVCSREEQRATKFIENDKRQREPRSLTRVGCEAAFRIGLNRKDGKWIVKEFIGEHNHNLVNAINTQFIRSHRTISNLDKAQVDVLRKVGVKTTQIMDYMVKQSGGHQHVGFTQKDMYNHVDAMRRIEIKDGDAEVVLAYLCGKV